The sequence gtatatacatatatacacacatatccatacacacacacacacacacacacacacacacacacacacacacacacacacacacacacacacacacacacacacatatatatatatatatatacacatttatatacatatatatatacacatatatatacatacatatatacatatatatatgtatgtgtgtctgtgtgtgggagtgagtgaatgtttttttgttttgtgtgtgtttgtgtgtgtgtgtgtgtgtgtgtgtgtgtgtgtgtgtgtgtgtgtgtgtgtgtgtgtgtgtgtgtgtgtgtgtgtgtgtgtgtgtgtgtgtgtgtgtgtgtgtgtctgtgtgtgtgtgtgtgtgtgtgtgtgtgtgtgtgcgaacgtgaatgcatgcatgcgtgcTGCAGTGTGTGCATGCATTCGCTATCACGGCGTTGCCCGCCTTCTGGCCCCCCTCCTTGAGTGCCTTAGGGCTTCACACCAGCCGTGTTGATCCCGAATAATgcatagtgttattatcattaccatccttgCACGACGTAACAGATTTATCTATTATTCACGTCGCGGTCTTCTCGATCGACTTTCATGCACATCTGGTCAATAGACACATACATCGGGCGGTCGCTGACGTAGAAGCCTTGCAGTTATTTACAGCGAAGTGGCTGTTAATATGTCATTAAATTGTATGCATATCTGAAGTATTGTAGTAAGTAATAATGCACAGCAAATTtaagatatgtttatatgtatcaataagaataagagaaattaatTCGGATCGGTAATAgtgttatattttacatattatttattaaaggAATGAAATTTCCGCGTTATGAACACTATGAACATTATTTTCCTGGTATGTTTTGTATTGCAGTAAATGGTGGGAGGACTAATACCACTATGAGCAATATCAACATCCGGAGaatttgtatattgttattactattgctataatcCTCAATGTAATTACCAATGTTGCTCTTATCATTGTCAgatttgttatcatctttattagtaccattaccgttgtgttaatcattattaccatcattgtcattatcattggttCCAGTGATAGTAAGACTtatatcagtgttatcatcatcttatcaactGAGAGCTTGCAGTCATAGTAAACATCACTAACATATTATCCATCATCACTGGCGGAAATTATAATGCATTATAAAGCTCAATTTTTTATCTCCCACCGGCATTTCCAACGGATTCTTCCAGTGAGCCTGCAAGCACCGCGAGCACTTTTCGAGACGGGCTTTGAAACTACGATAGTGACCTACCTTGACACAGGCCTCGGCGGTCTGCCTCGGCTCACCCAAGTAAGAAAGGGTCTCTCTGTTTAGTCTGGAGGTGTTGCTTGGTTGTGTGGTTTTCATTCATTGGAGACTGTTTTActgcttttacttgtttttttttctgattttctcactgtctgtcttctctctgtcaatctccatctcttctttttctctcttcgtaggatttctctccctcagtctctccatCTGCCCTGCTACATATatgttgtctctctttctcatctgttCTTTTCCTCTCAGTTCACATTGCTGGCTCGCGTAATGATCAGAAGAATGACCTCCCACGTCCCGCTGCTGAGCTACGCCGTTGACCACTCAGGCACGGAACTTCTGGTCGGTGAGTGTCTATAATATGTCTTTGATGAGCCACTCATTCTTCATGTCGATCgtgtgtgtttgctgtttgttgtatcattttttttactcattctccTCCagggtttgttgtttgttatggGATCCTTGGCTTCTTTTTAAGAGTTCGTGCCATCCAGGCGAATGGTCCACATACTGTGTTGCGGGGGCGCTGTGGCCGAGGCTGTGGAGATGGAGGTAAAGATGTTTAGGTGGGAACACTTTGGCCTTTCCGTTAACCTCATGACCAGCGagctaataataaggataaataacgTGGTGAGTAAATTCATGATTTCAGTGCATAAGACATTTGGCAAACCTCTTCTTTCACCCCCAACACTGTTCAGCCCTGGGCACCACAACTCCCTGTCTCCCGCAGACGGCGGAGGTTCGCATAGCCGTGAACGCGGAGCTCCTTGGCCGCCGCCGTGTGCTGGAGGTCCAGGGCGGCGGCCGCCTGGTGCTTGGCCGGAATCTCGGCTCCGTCGACGGCGACTTCAACGCCTTCGAGCTGCTGGACGGCGAGGTGACCGACTATAGGATCTACGACGTCGCCCTCGGTTCTAAGCAGCTGAAGGAGTGGGTGGAGTGCAAGACCCTGGATTTCTTCAATGCTCCCTTGATATCCTTTGGCGACAGCAAATTCAAGTTAGTCGGGGAAGTGGAGTTCGACGACATCGCCATCAGCGACCTGTGCGCAGGAATCGTCACCGACTTCTCGCTGTTGTTCACAGAGAAGATGGACTTCCACAGAGCGAGCGCCTGGTGCGAGATCATCGGGGGCCACATGGCTCTTCCTAAAAGCAATTACGAAAACGAACTGATTTGGAATGCAACGGTCCATAAGAAGGACGAATGTTCGTCGTCTTGGACGTATTTGACTTGGCTGGGCATCGTCGGGGACCCGCAGACCTTGGAATGGCGAGGGCTTATGGAGAACAAGTCCCTAGCCTTCTCTAACTTCCTGCCGATCTACAGGAGCGTGTCGGAGCAGTACCAATGCGTCGCTACTGTGAGCCACACCCGGTACAGTTGGGCCGCGAGTCCCTGTGACATGGAGACTTGCACCCTGTGCCGATTCACGTCTTACCCGGCACTGGCGCTCCGAGGACTCTGCAAGCTGTCCCTCATTGACCGGAAGTTCACGTTCCATGAGAGCGAGGACCTGGAGCTCAGCTTCGAGGGCTACTCGCACGTGGAAGTCGTCAAGGTCAACGGCATCTGGACGATGCTGAGCCGCAGGTACAAGGAGCTGCAGGCCACGATGGTCCAGAGGTACGACGGGGAGTTTCCTCTCGGCGTCCACAGGTGGAAGGTCGTCGGCGACAAGTGCCAGGACAAAAAGGTACGTCTAGAGTTCAGTGTCCTACTGTACCTGCTTTGATATCTGCATTTCAAAGAAAACATTTACGTAACGAAACTGTGTAGgtgaaaatttatatgaataatttctTATAGTTACATTATCTACAAGTTTAAGAACCTAATTTTGGTATCATCTATCTTTATGTGAGGGAAAACATTATAACAGTGACATACTGTTTCGAATACAATTTAATCCCCAGATTAGATTTGCATCGGTTACAGGATTAATTCTAAATCATGTCATAACAGTTGCATAGCATTTTCAAATTATCaaaatgcctctctctctctctctctctctctctctctctctctctctctctctctctctctctctctctctctctctctctctctctctctctctccctctctctctcctatttaccTCTCTTTCGACCCACACGCATATAACTCCAGCCGATGCTTCTGCTGACCTCCTGCGGCCACGACCAGTTCACGTGCAGCGACGGGCTCTGCATCTCGAAGGACAGGCGCTGCGACCTCTCGCTCGACTGCCCCGACAAGAGCGACGAGGCCAACTGCAACAGAGTGTCTCCCCCGCCCGGATACTCCAGCAAGCTCCCGCCCCCGAGGATCGAAGGCGGCCCCGTGCCCATCTACACGTACCTCACCGTCCGGACCATAAGGAAGTTCGACCTCGCCAACTTCAGGATCGCCGTCGACCTCCAGGTGCAGATGAAGTGGCTGGACACGCGGCTGCAGTTCCGTAACCTCCAGAACGACCACAGATCCAACAAACTGGACAACTACACGGAGGTTTGGGCGCCTTCCCTCAAGCTCATCGACGGGACGTACGGCACCATCATGGAACACATCCTGAGCAAGGGCGTCTTCGTGATGAAGGAGTCGGATCCTCTTCCCGACGACGACGCTACCATCTACGAAGGTCGGTTTGTCGCCGGGTGTTGGCTGTGGGAGGTTTTAGTTTACGTTCCAGTGTCGATGTGGTAagtgggggcgggaggggggcaccatacaaaaaaaaatatatactagaattTGTTACGATTAattgctactgtttttttttataggggtgtGCATAAATTTGTGTTAAAGTACCATTTTCatctcttctgtctatctctttcaaatttatctaattatctgtttCCTATCGCCCTCTgcgaccccttcccctcctctttctctctctctatcttctctctccacccttctctcctATTCCTATTTACTAACATAAGTACACACTAAATGCAAGAGTTCAGCTCATATTGAAAAAATGCTGTGAATCCCAAAATTCTTAGTTTTGGAGAGTGTGTACTCccgaagagtatatatatatatatatatatatatatatatatatatatatatatatatatatatatatatatatatatatatacatatatatatatatatatatatatatatatatatatatatatatatatatatatatatatatatatatatatatataactacctgTATATCTAAACATCAGATCAACCTTTCTTTCGAGTCATTAGGGTAATTACATACCCGCCATTTTATACTACCTGTCACTTCTCTGTTTTAACAAATAACGAATTACATTTCCCTCAATAAAATCGTTAATATTgacactttttcccccttttttcctacaGAATACAAATATGACGGAGCTAAGAATTTACTCCTTTTTCAAGAGGAAATGACAGTCGAATTTGCGTGTTATTTTGACCTCGTTATGTATCCGTTCGATCAGCAACAGTGTTACCTCATGTTCGAAATCCATGACTATGACCTCGGCTTAGGATACCTGGTGAAAGTAAGtgcatttcatttccattttcatttcttttgctgcaaaattgtttggtttttttatgagattaattacatcttgtatttatatattaatgttctgATAGCATTCTGTTTTGGAAAGGttatacgatttatatatatatttttcttgtacttATCATGGTTATTCTGAGATTCAAATAATTACATTTCAATATTAGTTCAATATtcgatcattttttattttatttactttgtttcgTAATAATACTTTCAACTAATAAATTGCTTCATGAAGCATTGATTATAGAAGTTTACATCAAGTTTTGCAAGCATACTTTCGaatatttttcttgtaatttgAAAATGCGACAAGAGGGAATATCTGATATTAACCTCGCAAGCAGTACATGATcgatataacaatacatatacatatatctatatctatatctatctatctatctatatatctatatctatctatctatctatctatatatatgtatatatatatatatatatatatatatatatatatatatatatatatatatatatatattttatatatatatatatatatatatatgtatgtatacacacatgtatgtctatatatacgtatatatatatatatatatataaatatatatatatatatatatatatattcatgcatatatactcacacacacatatatatatatatatatatatatatatatatatatatatatatatttttttttacggtaggttcatgtttgagccgccgtggtcacagcatgatacttaattgtagttttcatgttgtgatgctcttggagtgagtacgtggtagggtccccagttcctttccacggagagtgctggtgttaccttttaggtaatcattctctctattttatccgggcttgggaccagcactgacttgggctggcttggccacccagtggctaggtaggcaatcgaggtgaagttccttgcccaagggaacaacgcgctggccggtgactcgaaccctcgaactcagattgccgtcgtgccagtcttgagtccgatgctctaaccactcggccaccgcggccgcatgacacacatatatacatgttgtatatgtatgcatacacacaaacacacacacacacacacacacacacacacacacacacacacatatatatatatatatatatacatatatatatacatatatatatacatatatatatatacatatatatatatgtatatatatatatattatatatatatatatatatatatatatatatatatatatatatgtgtgattgttgtgtgtgtgtgtgtgtgtgtgtgtgtgtgtgtggtgtgtgtgtgtttgatgatagtgttttatattatatattatatatatatatatatatatatatatatatatatatcataatagactatatatattatatatatatatatatataccatatatatatatatatatatatatatatatatatatgtatatgtatatatacacatatatatatatatattatatatatatatatatatatatatatatatatatatatatatatatatatatatacacacacacacacacacacaaatattcataaacctatatacatatatatacacacacatatatatacacacatacatacatgtgtgtgtgtgtgtgtgtgtgtgtgtgtgtgcgtgtgtgtaatatatatacattaattacatgtatatgtatataatgtatatatgtatatatataatatatatgtgtgtatatatacatatacatatggaagaaaaacccacaatataaaaactagatttattgaa is a genomic window of Penaeus monodon isolate SGIC_2016 chromosome 10, NSTDA_Pmon_1, whole genome shotgun sequence containing:
- the LOC119577509 gene encoding uncharacterized protein LOC119577509 is translated as MLMWRKGCAIGILTLFICMASIHVNGGRTNTTMSNINIRRILSLQAPRALFETGFETTIVTYLDTGLGGLPRLTQFTLLARVMIRRMTSHVPLLSYAVDHSGTELLVGFVVCYGILGFFLRVRAIQANGPHTVLRGRCGRGCGDGALGTTTPCLPQTAEVRIAVNAELLGRRRVLEVQGGGRLVLGRNLGSVDGDFNAFELLDGEVTDYRIYDVALGSKQLKEWVECKTLDFFNAPLISFGDSKFKLVGEVEFDDIAISDLCAGIVTDFSLLFTEKMDFHRASAWCEIIGGHMALPKSNYENELIWNATVHKKDECSSSWTYLTWLGIVGDPQTLEWRGLMENKSLAFSNFLPIYRSVSEQYQCVATVSHTRYSWAASPCDMETCTLCRFTSYPALALRGLCKLSLIDRKFTFHESEDLELSFEGYSHVEVVKVNGIWTMLSRRYKELQATMVQRYDGEFPLGVHRWKVVGDKCQDKKPMLLLTSCGHDQFTCSDGLCISKDRRCDLSLDCPDKSDEANCNRVSPPPGYSSKLPPPRIEGGPVPIYTYLTVRTIRKFDLANFRIAVDLQVQMKWLDTRLQFRNLQNDHRSNKLDNYTEVWAPSLKLIDGTYGTIMEHILSKGVFVMKESDPLPDDDATIYEEYKYDGAKNLLLFQEEMTVEFACYFDLVMYPFDQQQCYLMFEIHDYDLGLGYLVKEGKGTKFLGNRKLLEYMLYRVQLYEFIDHNASHVGLELMFSNQFRYYIGNIFMPSLMLVVLCYVTLLFDLSDFNVRSRPSDSLIRAHTVYGTT